In a single window of the Lujinxingia litoralis genome:
- the rfbB gene encoding dTDP-glucose 4,6-dehydratase — protein MDASHLLVTGGAGFIGANLVHWLRREHPGVRVSVVDKLTYAGNRRYLEELIARREVPLIVADIADREAMEGLFARSDFDGVIHLAAESHVDRSISGPAAFIQTNVVGSFVLLEAARQAWEKRGIEGRFLHVSTDEVYGSLGPRGAFSERSPYDPSSPYSATKASSDHLARAYHRTYGMDVVITNCSNNFGPYQYPEKLIPVIIRRLSQGLEVPVYGDGRHVRDWLYVEDHCRALGLVFEQGESGQSYNVGAHNEWTNLELVHTLGELVDRRLGRAEGTARSLVRFVADRPGHDRRYAIDAGRIRKDLGWEPAWSFEAALEHTVDWYLTHMDRIWAPGPVSPGRWA, from the coding sequence ATGGATGCGAGCCACCTGTTGGTGACGGGAGGGGCGGGGTTTATCGGTGCCAATCTGGTGCACTGGTTGCGCCGGGAACACCCCGGGGTGCGGGTGAGCGTGGTTGATAAGCTGACCTACGCCGGGAATCGGCGTTACCTGGAAGAGCTGATTGCTCGCCGGGAGGTGCCGCTGATCGTCGCCGACATCGCCGACCGGGAGGCCATGGAGGGCCTCTTTGCCCGGTCGGATTTTGACGGGGTGATTCATCTGGCGGCGGAGAGCCATGTCGATCGCTCCATTTCGGGGCCGGCGGCGTTTATTCAGACCAACGTGGTGGGCTCCTTTGTGCTGCTGGAGGCGGCCCGCCAGGCCTGGGAGAAGCGCGGGATTGAAGGGCGCTTTCTGCATGTCTCCACCGATGAGGTCTACGGCAGCCTGGGGCCGCGCGGCGCGTTCAGTGAGCGTTCGCCCTACGATCCGAGCAGCCCCTACTCGGCGACCAAGGCCTCCAGCGATCATTTGGCCCGGGCCTACCATCGCACCTACGGGATGGATGTGGTGATCACCAATTGCTCCAACAACTTCGGGCCCTATCAGTATCCGGAGAAGCTCATCCCGGTGATCATTCGACGGTTAAGCCAGGGGCTGGAGGTGCCGGTGTACGGCGACGGGCGCCATGTACGTGACTGGCTCTATGTGGAGGATCATTGCCGCGCGCTGGGGCTGGTCTTTGAGCAGGGCGAGAGCGGCCAGAGCTACAACGTGGGGGCGCATAACGAGTGGACCAATCTGGAGCTGGTCCACACCCTGGGGGAGCTTGTCGACCGCCGGTTGGGCCGCGCCGAGGGGACCGCTCGGAGTCTGGTGCGCTTTGTGGCCGATCGGCCCGGCCATGACCGGCGCTACGCCATCGACGCCGGGCGTATTCGCAAAGATCTGGGGTGGGAGCCGGCCTGGAGCTTTGAGGCGGCCCTGGAGCATACGGTGGACTGGTATCTCACGCATATGGACAGGATCTGGGCGCCGGGGCCGGTGTCGCCGGGGCGATGGGCGTAA
- a CDS encoding glycosyltransferase, giving the protein MMEPLGTSQVLRYVRALAERGEWRFTLVSLERERDRAEGQGAREAALARELAAAGIGWERADYDEGGGPAAVARNISRLRALVREVMAQGRIDLVHARSYVAASVVRGLGLEYLFDIRGYWVDERREQGRWFDGPVRLGLARRWERGLYQGARAVVSLTREAAEEIREGKFGPWPAGREVEVIPTCVDYGEFGLGGPGDAGAVPESVRERLRGALVVGMVGAVSQAYCVEASVRLFEQVLARRPDAHLLCLTRQASALLAILQKARLDPSTYTLASAPHDQMASWLGLMDWGLLLRKAEPSHRAAMPTKLAEFFASGVRPIQWGCNREVRRWVEKAQSGVVLEDLSESELRRAAGEIAASERCMHTALKARWLTQAHFDLTEGVRRYGALYERLLGSRERLKVLFLTEGQTVPASRYRVEQLVPHLQERGIACEVKAAYGKGYNRLGDGALGKLYKLGCSLKRVPWGLQAEGYDVVFLQRLALPFSGAPEALAAARNPRAIFDVDDAIFRGPDGNEDRRGARAFEQACEAVAHVICGNEYIGAHVPSGVPTSVIPTVVDTRRYRPPANRPAGPVVIGWMGTRSNFGSLECALPLLRRLVEERDDVIVRLISNGEFEPLKGVARVEQRAWSAEREVAELQGFDVGIMPLVENAATRGKCGFKLLLYMSAGLPVVASAVGANRTILEGSRAGILAGDMAEFERGLRELIDQPALRVRMGRRGRRLVEERYSVEAVIDRYVAILEEVAERAPRVRPVDAPLRAAGG; this is encoded by the coding sequence ATGATGGAGCCTCTGGGCACCTCCCAGGTGCTGCGCTACGTGCGGGCGCTGGCCGAGCGGGGGGAGTGGCGCTTTACGCTGGTGAGTCTGGAGCGGGAGCGCGACCGGGCCGAGGGGCAGGGGGCGCGGGAGGCGGCGCTGGCCCGGGAGCTGGCGGCGGCCGGGATCGGCTGGGAGCGGGCCGATTACGACGAGGGGGGCGGGCCGGCGGCGGTGGCCCGCAACATCAGCCGGTTACGGGCGCTGGTGCGGGAGGTGATGGCCCAGGGGCGCATCGATCTGGTGCACGCCCGCAGCTACGTGGCGGCCTCGGTGGTGAGGGGGCTGGGGCTGGAGTACCTCTTTGATATTCGCGGCTACTGGGTGGATGAGCGCCGGGAGCAGGGCCGCTGGTTTGATGGTCCGGTGCGCCTGGGGCTGGCCCGGCGCTGGGAGCGGGGGCTGTATCAGGGGGCCCGGGCGGTGGTGAGCCTGACCCGGGAGGCCGCCGAGGAGATTCGCGAAGGCAAGTTTGGGCCATGGCCGGCGGGCCGGGAGGTGGAGGTGATCCCGACCTGCGTGGACTATGGCGAGTTTGGCCTGGGGGGGCCCGGCGACGCCGGGGCAGTGCCAGAGTCGGTGCGCGAACGTCTGCGCGGGGCGCTGGTGGTGGGCATGGTCGGGGCGGTCAGTCAGGCGTACTGCGTGGAGGCATCGGTACGCCTCTTTGAGCAGGTGCTGGCCCGGCGCCCCGATGCCCATCTGCTGTGTCTGACACGGCAGGCCTCGGCGTTGCTGGCAATTTTACAGAAGGCGCGCCTGGATCCCTCTACCTACACGCTGGCCAGCGCGCCCCACGATCAGATGGCCAGCTGGCTGGGATTGATGGACTGGGGGCTCTTGCTGCGCAAGGCCGAGCCCTCGCATCGGGCGGCGATGCCGACCAAGCTGGCGGAGTTTTTTGCCAGCGGGGTGCGCCCGATTCAGTGGGGATGCAATCGGGAGGTGCGGCGGTGGGTGGAAAAAGCCCAGAGCGGGGTGGTGCTCGAGGATTTGAGCGAGTCGGAGTTGCGCCGGGCCGCCGGGGAGATCGCCGCCTCGGAGCGCTGCATGCATACGGCGTTGAAGGCGCGGTGGTTGACCCAGGCGCATTTCGATCTGACCGAAGGGGTACGCCGCTACGGGGCGCTCTATGAGCGATTGCTGGGGAGCCGAGAGCGTCTGAAGGTGTTGTTTTTGACCGAGGGCCAGACCGTGCCGGCCTCCCGCTACCGGGTCGAGCAGCTGGTGCCCCATCTGCAGGAGCGGGGCATCGCCTGCGAGGTGAAAGCGGCCTACGGGAAGGGATACAACCGCCTGGGCGACGGAGCCCTGGGCAAGCTCTACAAGCTGGGGTGCAGCTTAAAGCGGGTGCCCTGGGGGCTGCAGGCCGAGGGGTACGACGTGGTCTTTTTGCAGCGCCTGGCGCTTCCCTTTAGCGGGGCGCCGGAGGCGCTGGCCGCGGCGCGCAACCCGCGGGCGATCTTCGATGTGGATGACGCGATCTTTCGCGGGCCCGATGGCAACGAGGATCGCCGGGGGGCCCGGGCCTTTGAGCAGGCCTGCGAGGCGGTGGCGCATGTGATCTGTGGCAATGAGTACATCGGGGCGCATGTGCCCTCGGGGGTGCCGACCTCGGTGATTCCCACGGTGGTCGATACCCGGCGTTACCGGCCGCCGGCCAATCGCCCGGCGGGGCCGGTGGTGATCGGGTGGATGGGGACCCGCTCGAACTTCGGGAGCCTGGAGTGCGCGCTGCCCCTGTTGCGCCGGCTGGTGGAGGAGCGCGACGATGTGATCGTCCGGCTGATCTCCAATGGCGAGTTTGAGCCGCTGAAGGGGGTGGCGCGGGTGGAGCAGCGGGCCTGGTCGGCGGAGCGGGAGGTGGCCGAGTTGCAGGGGTTTGATGTGGGGATCATGCCCCTGGTGGAGAACGCTGCCACCCGGGGTAAATGCGGCTTTAAGCTGCTGCTCTACATGTCGGCCGGGCTGCCGGTGGTGGCCTCGGCGGTGGGGGCCAACCGCACGATTCTGGAGGGGAGTCGGGCCGGGATTTTGGCCGGGGATATGGCGGAGTTTGAGCGCGGGCTGCGCGAGCTCATCGACCAGCCGGCCCTGCGGGTGCGGATGGGGCGCCGGGGGCGCCGGCTGGTGGAGGAGCGCTACTCGGTGGAGGCGGTCATCGATCGCTATGTGGCCATTTTAGAGGAGGTCGCTGAGCGCGCGCCGCGGGTCCGCCCGGTGGACGCGCCGCTGCGGGCGGCCGGGGGGTGA